A region of Anolis sagrei isolate rAnoSag1 chromosome 2, rAnoSag1.mat, whole genome shotgun sequence DNA encodes the following proteins:
- the LOC137096304 gene encoding zinc finger protein 135-like translates to MEFENNFSPALSSRQRTHAGGKQFKCTECDKSFNSRGHLTRHQRIHTGEKPYQCTECGKSFSVRGNLIVHQRIHTGEKPYQCTECGKSFIVRENLIVHQRIHRGEKPYKCLECGKSFRKAETLRTHQRLHTGEKPYKCLECRKSFRYSSNFCSHQRLHTGEKPFKCLECGKSFNRSENLADHRRIHTGEKPFNCEVCGKSFRLSTILSAHRRVHTGEKPHRCMECGKSFGWSQELTVHQRLHTGEKPYSCLECGRTFRESGKLTVHQRTHTGERPYTCPECGKSFRQKPHLSKHLRIHTGEKPYKCHECGESFSRSESLSNHQRNHTGEKPYKCLECGKSFRFSASFSSHLRIHTGEKPYKCTTCGKSFSQHTHLSRHQKSHTGEKPYQCTECGKHFSSKASVTSHQRMHVQGKHPNG, encoded by the coding sequence ATGGAGTTTGAAAACAATTTCAGTCCAGCTCTTTCCTCACGTCAGAGAACCCATGCAGGGGGAAAACAATTTAAATGCACAGAATGTGATAAGAGTTTCAACAGTAGAGGACATCTTACTAGACATCAAAGAATAcatacaggggagaaaccatatcaatGCACAGAATGTGGGAAAAGTTTCAGTGTAAGAGGAAACCTTATTGTCCACCAAAgaattcacactggagagaaaccatatcaatGCACAGAATGTGGGAAGAGTTTCATTGTAAGAGAAAACCTTATTGTCCACCAAAGAATTCacagaggagagaaaccatataaatgcctagagtgtgggAAGAGTTTCCGCAAGGCCGAAACTCTGAGAACACATCAACGACTTCATACAGGCGAAAagccttataaatgcctggaatgcaGGAAGAGCTTCCGTTACAGCAGTAACTTTTGTTCACAtcaaagactccacacaggggagaaaccatttaaGTGCCTAGAGTGTGGCAAGAGCTTCAATAGGAGTGAAAATCTTGCTGACCACCGACGTATCCATACAGGGGAAAAACCATTTAACTGTGAagtgtgtggaaagagcttccgttTAAGTACAATCCTTTCTGCACACCGAAgagtccacacaggggagaaaccacatagATGTATGGAATGCGGAAAGAGCTTCGGTTGGAGTCAAGAGCTCACTGTACACCAAAGActgcacacaggagagaaaccatattcatgcctggagtgtggaaggaCCTTCCGGGAATCAGGGAAACTAACTGTCcaccaaagaacccacacaggggagagacCCTATACctgcccggagtgtggaaagagcttccgcCAAAAGCCCCACCTTTCTAAACACCTgagaatccacacaggggagaagccatataaatgccacGAGTGTGGAGAGAGCTTCAGCCGTAGCGAAAGCCTCAGTAATCATCAAAGAaaccacacaggggagaaaccctataaatgcttggagtgtggaaagagcttccgcTTTAGTGCTAGTTTTTCCTCACACCTAAGaatccacactggtgagaaaccaTATAAGTGTACCACCTGTGGGAAAAGCTTCAGTCAACATACACACCTTTCCAGGCACCAGAAaagccacacaggagagaaaccatatcaatGCACAGAGTGCGGAAAGCATTTCAGCTCTAAAGCAAGTGTTACTAGTCATCAAAGGATGCATGTGCAGGGAAAACATCCGAATGGATAG
- the LOC132765914 gene encoding zinc finger protein 665-like isoform X2, with the protein MEFEKNKSQTLSSRQRTHTGRKPFKCMECGKSFDIRGNLTRHQMIHTGEKPYQCTECGKSFRSAGNLRTHQPLHTGEKPYKCLECRKSFRYYSNLHTHQRLHTGEKPYQCTECGKTFCDPGHWRAHQRIHTGEKPYKCLECGKSFRLSGSLQSHQRLHTGEKPYQCLECGESFNNSGSLTGHRRSHTGEKPFKCEVCGKSFRLSTILSAHRKVHTGEKPYKCMECGKSFGQSQELTLHRRLHTGEKPYQCLECGRTFRESGKLTLHQRTHTGERPYTCPECGKSFRQKPHLNTHLRTHTGEKPYKCQECGKSFSNGGGLSIHQRNHTGERPYKCMECGKNFRLSTSLTLHQRTHTGEKPFKCTTCGKSFSQQSHLSRHRKSHTGEKPYQCTECGKCFSHHTSFTTHQRMHARGQHSNA; encoded by the coding sequence AtggagtttgaaaaaaataagAGTCAGACTCTTTCCTCACGCCAGAGAACCCACACAGGAAGGAAACCatttaaatgcatggaatgtggcaAGAGTTTTGACATTAGAGGAAATCTTACTAGACATCAAATGATacatacaggggagaagccatatcaatgcacaGAATGTGGGAAGAGTTTCCGCAGTGCTGGAAATCTGAGAACACATCAACCACTCCATACAGGTGAAAagccttataaatgcctggagtgcagAAAGAGCTTCCGTTACTACAGTAACCTTCATACGCAtcaaagactccacacaggggagaaaccatatcaatGCACAGAATGTGGGAAGACTTTCTGCGATCCTGGACATTGGAGAGCACATCAACGAATTCATACAGGTGAAAagccttataaatgcctggagtgcggaaagagcttccgTTTAAGCGGTAGCCTTCAATCACATCAAAggctccacacaggggagaaaccatatcagTGCCTCGAGTGTGGAGAAAGCTTCAATAACAGTGGGAGTCTTACTGGTCACCGAAGaagccacacaggggagaaaccatttaaatgtGAAGTGTGCGGAAAGAGCTTCCGTTTGAGCACTATCCTTTCTGCACATCGAAaggtccacacaggggagaaaccatataaatgtatggaatgcgGAAAGAGCTTCGGTCAGAGTCAAGAGCTTACTTTGCATcgaagactccacacaggagagaaaccatatcagtgcctggaatgtggaaggaCCTTCCGGGAATCAGGGAAACTAACTCTGCACcagagaacccacacaggggagagacCATATACTTGCCCggagtgtggaaaaagcttcCGCCAAAAGCCGCACCTTAATACACACctaagaacccacacaggggagaagccatataaatgccaagaatgcggaaagagcttcagtaaTGGCGGAGGTCTCAGTATTCATCAAAGAAACCACACAGGCGAGAGACCgtataaatgcatggagtgtggaaagaacttccgCTTGAGTACCAGCCTTACTTTGCACCAAAGAACCCACACGGGTGAGAAACCATTTAAGTGCACCACCTGTGGGAAAAGCTTCAGTCAACAGTCACACCTTTCCAGGCACCGGAAaagccacacaggagagaaaccatatcaatGCACGGAGTGTGGAAAGTGTTTCAGCCATCATACAAGTTTTACTACTCATCAAAGGATGCATGCGCGGGGACAACATTCAAATGCCTAG